A window from Carassius carassius chromosome 40, fCarCar2.1, whole genome shotgun sequence encodes these proteins:
- the wbp2 gene encoding WW domain-binding protein 2 — translation MSHENVELVFSDAERLPEAFRKSKKGSIYLTPYRMIFLTKGKDPLQSFMMPFYLLKACEVKQLVLGANYINGMISAEPGGKTPNIRAMRQ, via the exons ATGTCTCATGAGAATGTGGAGCTGGTGTTCAGTGACGCAGAACGCTTGCCAGAAGCCTTCAGAAAAAGCAAGAAGGGAAGCATCTACCTGACACCTTACAGG ATGATCTTCTTGACTAAAGGGAAGGACCCTCTGCAGTCGTTCATGATGCCGTTTTATCTTCTGAAGGCCTGTGAGGTCAAACAGCTGGTGCTCGGCGCCAACTACATCAACGGCATGATCAGCGCCGAGCCTGGAGGTAAAACACCGAACATAAGAGCGATGAGGCAATAA